Genomic DNA from Dethiosulfovibrio russensis:
TCGTAATGGATCGAATGCAAAAAATGCTCTTAATGGTTTACCTCGATGCTGAACACGTAGTTCCTTCATATTGGTAAATTTAGAATCGTAGACGGTATCTACTAAGGGACGACCTAAACTTGGTCC
This window encodes:
- a CDS encoding type II toxin-antitoxin system RelE/ParE family toxin, with amino-acid sequence MWTVITTDLFNEWLEQQDEITQEKVLAALVVLQLQGPSLGRPLVDTVYDSKFTNMKELRVQHRGKPLRAFFAFDPLR